From Homalodisca vitripennis isolate AUS2020 chromosome 1, UT_GWSS_2.1, whole genome shotgun sequence, the proteins below share one genomic window:
- the LOC124352909 gene encoding putative nuclease HARBI1, with product MADVVDVRDVKQYKPRLPTLPRDFKELYRFNEDNVEWLANRFLVATEETRGGALSSVHKMKICLRYLTDPGYQKGIGQELGIDQATVSRSASEVVDSIVAQANQWIRFPTTNNEIMEAKHLWQRKFLFPTALGDCTHVGIQKPYLHGDEYINRKGKPTLNVQATCDASEKFTSVDVSWPGSVHDSRIWKNSHVRGVLANKANAVLLADSGYGIEPCLMTPFANPTPGGELKFNKLLKTERMFGLVKVFRRCFVSADTHKQRVSAGTVGQRTQLKIVQQNVALCTFFEYYPSQSRKD from the exons ATGGCAGATGTTGTGGACGTGAGGGATGTGAAACAGTACAAGCCACGGTTACCTACACTTCCCCGTGATTTTAAGGAACTATATCGTTTTAATGAAGACAACGTGGAGTGGCTTGCAAACAGATTTTTAGTTGCAACTGAAGAAACTCGGGGAGGAGCTTTATCATCCGTGCATAAGATGAAAATATGTTTACGTTACCTTACAGACCCCGGGTATCAAAAGGGTATCGGACAGGAACTTGGTATTGATCAGGCAACGGTTTCTCGGTCGGCGAGTGAAGTTGTTGACAGTATAGTTGCACAAGCGAACCAGTGGATAAGGTTTCCTACTACCAACAATGAAATAATGGAGGCAAAACACCTGTGGCAGAGAAAATTTCTCTTTCCAACGGCACTTGGTGATTGTACTCACGTAGGTATACAAAAACCTTATCTCCACGGAGACGAGTACATTAACCGTAAGGGAAAGCCTACTCTGAATGTACAAGCTACCTGTGACGCTAGTGAAAAGTTCACTAGTGTTGACGTGAGTTGGCCTGGATCAGTACATGATTCAAGGATTTGGAAAAACTCTCATGTAAGAGGAGTACTGGCAAACAAAGCAAATGCTGTATTACTTGCAGATAGTGGGTATGGAATAGAACCTTGTCTCATGACTCCTTTTGCAAATCCTACTCCTGGTGGtgaattgaaatttaacaaacttttaaagacTGAGAGA ATGTTCGGCCTAGTGAAGGTATTTCGACGTTGTTTCGTCTCTGCAGACACACATAAGCAACGTGTTTCAGCTGGCACTGTGGGacagcgtactcagttgaagattgtGCAGCAGAATGTTGCATTATGCACTTTCTTCGAGTACTATCCCAGCCAGAGTAGGAAAGACTAA